The following proteins are encoded in a genomic region of Glycine soja cultivar W05 chromosome 17, ASM419377v2, whole genome shotgun sequence:
- the LOC114392194 gene encoding beta-amylase 3, chloroplastic-like — protein MALTLRSSTSFINQKETKVLKTSDNAPAIVSFSKFKPSSSLFRLRAKNSMQEAHHTREKWEKVLAPSVAHSHNDSKRVPVYVMLPLDTVTMGGSLNKPRAMNASLMALKSAGVEGVMVDAWWGLVEKEGPLKYNWEPYAELVQMLQMHGLKLQVVMSFHQCGGNVGDNCSIPLPPWVLEEISKNPELVYTDRSGRRNPEYISLGCDSVPVLNGRTPLQVYSDYMRSFRDKFRDYLGSVIVEIQLGMGPCGELRYPSYPETNGTWRFPGIGEFQCYDKYMKASLAAAAEDIGKKEWGGGGPHDSGQYNQFPEDTGFFKREGTWNTEYGQFFLEWYSGKLLEHGERILVSAKGIFETTGVKLSGKVAGIHWHYRARSHAAELTAGYYNTRNNDGYLPIARMLAKHGVVFNFTCMEMKDREQPDFANCSPEGLVHQVKMATTTARAELAGENALERYDADAYAQVLSTSKSESGSGLAAFTYLRMNKRLFEADNWRHLVDFVRSMSEGGRRERLPAADSHGSDLYVGHIKATQEKHTQEAALV, from the exons ATGGCTCTAACACTTCGTTCTTCAACTTCTTTTATTAATCAGAAGGAAACCAAAGTCCTCAAAACTTCTGACAATGCCCCTGCAATAGttagtttttcaaaattcaagccATCATCATCATTGTTCCGGCTCCGGGCAAAAAATTCCATGCAAGAAGCTCATCACACTCGTGAGAAATGGGAGAAGGTGCTGGCTCCGTCGGTCGCACATAGCCACAATGATTCAAAGAGAGTACCTGTGTATGTGATGTTGCCATTAGACACAGTAACAATGGGAGGAAGCTTGAACAAGCCCAGAGCGATGAATGCGAGTTTGATGGCCCTGAAGAGTGCAGGGGTTGAAGGTGTAATGGTGGATGCTTGGTGGGGTTTGGTGGAGAAAGAAGGGCCTTTGAAGTACAACTGGGAACCCTATGCTGAACTTGTGCAGATGCTGCAAATGCATGGCTTGAAGCTTCAAGTTGTTATGTCTTTCCATCAGTGTGGGGGAAATGTTGGAGACAATTGCAG caTTCCTCTACCACCATGGGTGTTGGAAGAAATCAGCAAGAACCCTGAGCTGGTTTACACAGACAGATCAGGGAGGAGGAATCCTGAGTACATCTCCTTGGGCTGTGATTCGGTTCCTGTTCTAAATGGAAGAACTCCTCTCCAAGTGTACTCTGACTACATGAGAAGCTTTCGTGACAAATTCAGAGATTACTTGGGCAGTGTTATCGTG GAAATACAATTGGGAATGGGTCCTTGTGGAGAGCTCAGATATCCATCTTATCCAGAAACCAATGGAACTTGGAGGTTTCCCGGAATTGGAGAATTCCAATGTTATGACAag TATATGAAAGCATCCTTGGCAGCAGCAGCCGAAGACATTGGAAAGAAAGAATGGGGAGGAGGTGGACCCCATGACTCAGGCCAGTACAATCAATTTCCTGAGGATACTGGATTTTTCAAAAGGGAAGGAACATGGAACACTGAATATGGACAGTTCTTTCTGGAATGGTACTCCGGTAAATTGCTGGAACACGGTGAGAGGATCCTTGTATCTGCCAAAGGAATATTTGAAACAACTGGGGTGAAACTATCAGGGAAAGTTGCAGGAATCCACTGGCATTACAGAGCAAGATCTCACGCAGCTGAACTAACCGCTGGCTACTACAACACACGAAATAACGATGGATATCTGCCTATAGCAAGGATGCTCGCAAAACATGGAGTTGTCTTCAATTTCACCTGCATGGAAATGAAGGACAGAGAGCAGCCAGACTTTGCAAACTGCTCACCTGAAGGGTTAGTTCACCAGGTGAAGATGGCAACAACAACAGCTAGAGCAGAGCTTGCGGGGGAAAATGCATTGGAGAGATATGATGCAGATGCATATGCTCAAGTTTTATCAACAAGTAAGTCAGAATCCGGCAGTGGATTGGCTGCATTCACATATCTAAGAATGAACAAGAGGTTGTTTGAAGCTGACAACTGGCGGCACCTAGTGGATTTCGTAAGAAGCATGTCTGAGGGTGGTCGGAGAGAGAGACTTCCGGCAGCTGATTCCCATGGGAGTGATCTTTATGTTGGGCACATCAAAGCAACACAGGAAAAGCACACACAAGAGGCTGCTCTTGTGTAA